The Xylophilus rhododendri region CGGTGATGCTGGGCGTGGGCCTGCTGATCGGCCAGCTCACCGCCGGTTTGCGGTTCCAGGCCCGGCTGGCCGGCAGCCGCGAGACCCGGGCGCAGAGCCTGTTCGAACTGTCGCGCGACCTGTCGGCCGCCCTGCTGCCGCAGCAGATCGCCGAGCTGGGCGAGGCGGCGGTGCGGCGCAGCTTCGGCGGCCAGGCCCATGTGCTGGTGGCCGACGAGCACGACCGCCTGCCCGCCCTCGCCGAACTGCCGCCCGGCATCGATGCAAGTGTGGCCGACTGGGTCTACCGGCACGGCCAGCCGGCGGGCCTGGCCACGGCCACGCTCTCCGCCCAGGACTGGCATTACCTGCCGCTGGCCGCGCCCATGCGCATCCGCGGCGTGCTGGCCTGCCGGCCCGAGCAGGCGCGCTGGCTGCTGATTCCGGGCCAGCAGCAGCTGCTGGGCACGCTGGCGCGGCAGATCGCGATCGCGCTGGAGCGGGTGCATTACGTGGACATCGCCCGCCAGGCCGTCGTGCAGATGGAGTCAGAACGCCTGCGCAACACCTTGCTGGCCGCCATGTCGCACGACATCCGCACGCCGCTGACCGCGTTGCTGGGCCAGGCGCAGGCCCTGCAGGCCGGCGGCGCCGCGCTGCCCGAGGCCAGCCGCGAGCGCCTGCTGGCCGGCATGGTGCTGACCGCCCGGCAGATGCAGGGGCTGGTGCTCAACCTGCTGGACATGGCGCGGCTGCAGAGCGGCGCGCTGCATCTGCGGCTGGACTGGCAGTCGGTGGAGGAAGCGGTGGGCAACGCCATCCGCGCCGCTGCACCGGCCCTGGGCGAGATCGCGGTGCGCACCGAGCTGCCGGCCGATCTGCCGCTGGTGGAGTTCGATGCAGCGCTGATGGAGCGGGTGCTGGTCAATCTGCTGGAGAACGCCGCCAAGTACGGCGCGCCGCCCATCGTGATGGCAGCCCGGGCGGACGCGGACAGCCTGACGATCACGGTGCGCGACCACGGCCCGGGCCTGCCGCCGGAAGGATCGCAGGACCTGTTCGCCATGTTCACCCGCGGCGCGGTCGAATCCGGCACACCGGGGGTGGGCCTGGGCCTGGCGATCTGCCGCGAGGTCGTCGCGGCCCATGGCGGCAGCATCGTCGCGGCCAACGCGCCCGGCGGCGGCGCCGAATTCGCCGTGCAGCTGCCGCGCCGCGCGCCGCCCGCCCTGGCCGAGCCCGACGAGATGGCACCGATGGCAAGATCGCGGCCATGAACACGCCCGTGGCCGTGGTCGTCGAGGACGAACCGCAGATCCGAACCTTCATCCGCAGCGCGCTGGAGCAGCAAGGCTGGACGGTGCATGAGGCGGCCACCGCCGAACGCGGCATCGTCGAGGCCGGCACCCGCAAGCCCGACCTGCTGGTGCTGGACCTGGGCCTGCCGGATGCCGACGGCGTGTCCGTGATCGAGGCGGTGCGCGCCTGGTCCACCGTGGCCATCCTGGTGCTGTCGGCGCGCAGCGACGAGCAGGACAAGATCCGCGCACTGGACGCCGGTGCCGACGACTATCTGACCAAGCCCTTCGGCATGGGCGAACTGATGGCGCGGCTGCGTGCGATCCGGCGCCGGCCGCGGCCGGGCGGCGATGGGGCGGCGGAATCGGCCCTGCTGCGCTTCGGCGATGTGGAACTCGACCTGGCGGCCCGCCAGGTGCGGCGTGCCGGCACGCAGGTGCAC contains the following coding sequences:
- a CDS encoding response regulator, with the translated sequence MNTPVAVVVEDEPQIRTFIRSALEQQGWTVHEAATAERGIVEAGTRKPDLLVLDLGLPDADGVSVIEAVRAWSTVAILVLSARSDEQDKIRALDAGADDYLTKPFGMGELMARLRAIRRRPRPGGDGAAESALLRFGDVELDLAARQVRRAGTQVHLTPIEFRLLSTLAAHAGRVLTHRQLLLAVWGPAHAEQTHYTRIYMGNLRKKLEADPAQPRHFLSENAVGYRLVL